The stretch of DNA CCTTACAAGTAAAAGAGGATGCAGACTGGCGCTGTGAACTCTGTGGCTTGGTTTGTATTCCGTCGGATGTGAAGGTCAAAGGCATTGATCGTCACCTGCGGGCTGTTTTAACCTTAAGCGTCCACCACAAAAATTACATCCCCGAAGACAATCGTCGGGAAAATCTCATCGCTCTTTGCTCGGCCTGTCATTTACGCCAACACCAACGCCGCTACGG from Picosynechococcus sp. PCC 7002 encodes:
- a CDS encoding HNH endonuclease, whose translation is MKHSSRYSDDWQAIALQVKEDADWRCELCGLVCIPSDVKVKGIDRHLRAVLTLSVHHKNYIPEDNRRENLIALCSACHLRQHQRRYGSLPLGQLSLFGEA